GTCGTCGTGCTGGTCGACGCCCGCAACGGCGTGCTCGAGCAGACCAGGCGCCACCTCGCCGTCGTCGCGCTGCTGCGCGTGCCCCACGTGATCATCGCGGTCAACAAGATCGACCTGCTGGGCTACTCCGAGGCCGCGTACACGGCCGTGGCCGACGAGGTCTCCGCGCTCGCCGTCGACCTCGGCCTGCCCGCGGCCCATGTCATCCCGGTCTCGGCGCTCGCCGGTGACAACGTCGTCGACCGCTCGCCGAACACGCCCTGGTACGACGGCCCCAGCCTGATCGAGCTGCTCGAGGCGCTGCCCTCGCTCGACGAGCTCGAGACCGAGCTCGAGGCGCTGCGGATGCCGGTGCAGCTCGTCATCCGTCCGCAGGGCGCCGTGGCGCACGACGTCGACGACCCGGAGCGCTTCCGCGACTACCGGGCGTTCGCCGGCCGCATCGCGTCGGGCACCGTGCGCGTCGGCGACCGGGTGCAGGTGTTCCCCGGGGGTGCGACGACCACGGTCACGGGCATCGACGCCGGGCCGCGCGAGCTCGACGCGGCATCCGCACCGCAGTCGGTCTCGCTGCGCCTCGCCGACCAGCTCGATGCGGCACGCGGCGCGGTCGTGGTGGGCGCCGGTGCGCTGCCCGAACCGCGTCGCGAACTCGACGCCGCGGTCTTCTGGCTCGGCGCCGCGCCGCTCCGCCCCGGCGCGCGCGTGCTCGTGAAGTCGGGCACGACGACCGTGCAGGCGCTCGTGCCCGAGATCGTCGGACGCCGCGACCTCGACTCGCTCGAGCTCGAGCCGGCCGACCTGCTCGAGATCAACGACATCGGCCAGGTGCGCGTGCGCCTCTCGGCCGACCTGCCCGTCGAGGAGTACGCCGCGCATCGCCGCGCCGGCGCGTTCCTCGTCATCGACCCGCAGTCGGGCGCCACGCTCGCCGCCGGGATCGTCACCGCCCCGGTGACACCACCACCGGCCACGCCGGCAGCACCACCCGCACGACCACCGACACCGAAGGAGTAGCAGCATGACCGCAACATCACGCGTCCGTTCCCGCCTCGGCCTGGTCGCGGGCATGATGCTCGCCGCGGCGATCGTCACGACCGCCGTGCTCGCCCTGAGCGGCTGCGCGCCGCAGGCCGCCGCCGGACCGGACGCCGAGGCATCCGCTACCACGGAGCCCGCGGCGGAGCTGCGACTCGGGTACTTCGCGAACGTCACCCACGCGCCCGCGCTCGTGGGATTGGAGGAGGGCCTCTTCGGCGATGCCCTCGGCGACACGGAGCTCACGACGCAGGTCTTCAACGCCGGCCCGGCCGCGATCGAGGCACTCTCGGCCGGCGCCATCGACGCGACCTACATCGGGCCGAACCCGTCGATCAACACGTTCATCCAGTCGGGAGGGCAGTCGGCGCACATCGTCGCCGGTGCCGCCACGGG
The DNA window shown above is from Agromyces cerinus and carries:
- a CDS encoding sulfate adenylyltransferase subunit 1; this translates as MGDALFRFATAGSVDDGKSTLVGRLLHDSKAILADQLESVARTSAERGFGGEPGAIDFALLTDGLRAEREQGITIDVAYRYFSTGRRSFILADCPGHVQYTRNMVTGATTADAVVVLVDARNGVLEQTRRHLAVVALLRVPHVIIAVNKIDLLGYSEAAYTAVADEVSALAVDLGLPAAHVIPVSALAGDNVVDRSPNTPWYDGPSLIELLEALPSLDELETELEALRMPVQLVIRPQGAVAHDVDDPERFRDYRAFAGRIASGTVRVGDRVQVFPGGATTTVTGIDAGPRELDAASAPQSVSLRLADQLDAARGAVVVGAGALPEPRRELDAAVFWLGAAPLRPGARVLVKSGTTTVQALVPEIVGRRDLDSLELEPADLLEINDIGQVRVRLSADLPVEEYAAHRRAGAFLVIDPQSGATLAAGIVTAPVTPPPATPAAPPARPPTPKE